In the Psychromicrobium lacuslunae genome, CCAGATCTTTGACCCGGACGGTGACAGCATCGAGGTTGATAGTCAACGGTTGCTTAGCGATCTCTAAGCAACCGCGGGAAGGCGCGGTGCAACGCCAAGGCCAGCACAGTTGCCAGCACAATCTTGACCAGGTCGCCAGGCACGAAAATCACATCCGCAGCGATGGCCTTATCGAGCGGCAGTTTGCCATTGATCATCATCCCGATAATCCCTAACAGGTGACTGATCAGCAGCCCAATAATGCCGGCCAGCACGAAAAGCAGCGGGGCTAGCCGCCAGGCGCGCCGGACGATGAGGGTGGCCAGCGCACCAACCGCCAAGGCCATTAGCGGGAAGGCAATAATGTAGCCAGCGGTGGGGCCAGCCAGCAGGCCAATGCCACCACGGAAGCCAGCAAAAATTGGCAAGCCAACTAGTCCCAACAAGACGTACAAACCAACTGCAGCAAACGACCTGCTCACCCCGAGCAATAGCGCGCTCAACGTCACTACCAAGGTTTGCAGGGTGAGCGGCACACTCAACAGATTGCCGATCTGGATCGGCGGCACAACCGCCACCACCACGAGCAGCGCGGCGAAGACCGCAATGAGTGAAAGATCTTGGGCTCCCCAGCGCCGACGTTTCTTAACCGAGGCCACCGGGGTGTTTAACCCCTCGGGCGTCTCAAGCTCGGCCGGACTAGGGTTCATGAAGTTCTCCTCATTAGTAGCTATTTTCCCTGACTTTACCTGGTTCTTGGCATCGAGGAATTGTCAGCGTCATACAAGGGATGCTCCGGAATATTGAGATTAGACGGAGAAGCTGGCTGGTTTTTGAATGCTATGTCAGCACTGGAAAGTAAAGCTGCCACCGACGGCGTAGACTGGATAGGCCTTTGCCTCCGGTTGGGAGGCTGAACTATCGCCAGCGTCGGCGGTCAGAAAGGCTCACACACTGAGAAACATCGACAACGGGAGAACACTGTGATTATCGTCCAAAACCTCGAGCTGCGCGCCGGTGCGCGATTGCTCATGGACGAGGTGTCGTTCCGAATCGACAAGGGTGACAAGATCGGCTTAGTCGGTCGCAACGGCGCCGGTAAGACAACCTTGACCCGGGTCCTGGCGGGGGAGGGGTTGCCCGCCGCTGGCAAGGTCACCCGAAATGGTGAGATCGGTTATTTGCCGCAGGACCCGCGGACTCCGGATATGGAGCAGCTCGCACGGGATCGGATACTTTCCGCCCGCGATCTGGACAAGGTGATCACGAAACTTCGGAAAGCCGAGTCAGAGATGGCCAGCGACGACGCTAAGATCCGGGATAAGGCAATGAGCCGATACGACCGCCTGGAGCAAGAGTTTCTCAATAACGGTGGCTATGCGGCAGAGTCCGAAGCCGCCGCTATTTCTTCGAACCTGGCGTTGCCGGAACGCATCCTGAATCAGCCCTTGCGCACCCTCTCGGGTGGTCAGCGCCGTCGCGTCGAGCTGGCTAGAATTCTCTTCTCGGGCGCTGAAACCATGCTGCTTGATGAACCGACCAACCACTTAGACGCTGACTCGATCAGCTGGTTGCGTGACTTTCTGAAAGCCCATCAGGGTGGCTTGATTGTGATCAGCCACGACGTCGAGCTTCTGGAAGCCACCGTGAATAAGGTCTTCCACTTAGATGCCAATCGGGCCACCATCGATCAATACAACCTGGGCTGGAAGAAGTACCTGGAACAGCGCGAAACCGATGAGCGGGCCCGGAAACGCGAACGAATCAACGTGGAGAAAAAAGCCGGGGTGCTGCTAGACCAGGCCAATAAGATGCGGGCTAAGGCCACTAAAGCCGTGGCCGCGCAGAACATGGCTCGCCGGGCTGAACGGATGCTGGCAGGACTAGCCGAAGCACGAACCGCCGATAAGGTTGCAGCGCTAAGGTTCCCCGATCCGGCACCTTGCGGCAAAACTCCACTGACCGCTGAGGGACTGAGTAAATCTTATGGTTCGCTGGAGATTTTCACCGACGTCGATCTAGCTATTGACCGTGGTTCCAAGGTCGTCGTGCTTGGTTTGAACGGTGCCGGTAAGACCACGCTGCTGCGCATGCTGGCCGGGGTGGACAAGCCGGACACCGGTGACGTGCTGCCCGGGCACGGTCTCAAAATTGGTTATTACGCGCAGGAACACGAAACTCTCGACACCAATCGCAGCGTGCTGGAAAACATGCGATCTGCGGCCCCGGAACTTCGCGACGCCGAGGTGCGTGGCGTATTAGGTTCCTTCCTGTTCTCCGGTGACGATGTCGATAAGCCCGCCGGTGTGCTCTCCGGCGGTGAGAAGACTCGGTTGGCTCTTGCTACCATCGTGGCTTCCAGCGCTAATGTTCTGCTGCTCGATGAGCCAACAAACAACTTGGATCCAGCGAGCCGTCAGGAAATCCTCAGTGCGCTACGGAATTACACCGGCGCAGTGGTTCTAGTCAGCCACGACGAGGGTGCGGTCGAGGCGCTCAACCCGGAGCGAGTGGTGCTGCTACCCGACGGTGTGGAGGACCACTGGAGTGAGGACTACCTGGATCTCATCACTCTCGCTTAGTTTTTGTGTCGAGCCTTGATGCCTAGCCTTTGCTCAGCGGACCTGGAGTTCAATCGCGCCGGTGATCTGAAGTAGTTGCTGGTAGCTGGTGGAGAACATTGAGAGATGATCGCCTGCGCCGGCCCAGAGTACCGGATGTGCGGCGAGTGACTTATCAAGAATGGTTCGGATCGGCTGCGGGTGTCCTAACGGAGCCACCCCGCCGACCCGCTGCCCGGTCTTCTCCAGCACGAATTCAGGGCTGGCACGCCGAATTTTTGCGCTGCCCAGCAGCTCAGCGATCAGCTTAGTGTCCACCCGGGCAGCGCCACTGGCTAAGATCAGCAGCGGCTCGTCATCGAGTTCGAAGAT is a window encoding:
- a CDS encoding YbaK/EbsC family protein, producing the protein MTSPSEKPCTGPADPVQNVRGALRALGVEDTVITLEQEVPTAEAAAQALGCTREAIANSLIFELDDEPLLILASGAARVDTKLIAELLGSAKIRRASPEFVLEKTGQRVGGVAPLGHPQPIRTILDKSLAAHPVLWAGAGDHLSMFSTSYQQLLQITGAIELQVR
- a CDS encoding ABC-F family ATP-binding cassette domain-containing protein, which translates into the protein MIIVQNLELRAGARLLMDEVSFRIDKGDKIGLVGRNGAGKTTLTRVLAGEGLPAAGKVTRNGEIGYLPQDPRTPDMEQLARDRILSARDLDKVITKLRKAESEMASDDAKIRDKAMSRYDRLEQEFLNNGGYAAESEAAAISSNLALPERILNQPLRTLSGGQRRRVELARILFSGAETMLLDEPTNHLDADSISWLRDFLKAHQGGLIVISHDVELLEATVNKVFHLDANRATIDQYNLGWKKYLEQRETDERARKRERINVEKKAGVLLDQANKMRAKATKAVAAQNMARRAERMLAGLAEARTADKVAALRFPDPAPCGKTPLTAEGLSKSYGSLEIFTDVDLAIDRGSKVVVLGLNGAGKTTLLRMLAGVDKPDTGDVLPGHGLKIGYYAQEHETLDTNRSVLENMRSAAPELRDAEVRGVLGSFLFSGDDVDKPAGVLSGGEKTRLALATIVASSANVLLLDEPTNNLDPASRQEILSALRNYTGAVVLVSHDEGAVEALNPERVVLLPDGVEDHWSEDYLDLITLA
- a CDS encoding biotin transporter BioY codes for the protein MNPSPAELETPEGLNTPVASVKKRRRWGAQDLSLIAVFAALLVVVAVVPPIQIGNLLSVPLTLQTLVVTLSALLLGVSRSFAAVGLYVLLGLVGLPIFAGFRGGIGLLAGPTAGYIIAFPLMALAVGALATLIVRRAWRLAPLLFVLAGIIGLLISHLLGIIGMMINGKLPLDKAIAADVIFVPGDLVKIVLATVLALALHRAFPRLLRDR